The DNA window catgcaataaaattatattgtatgttaaaaatagtaaaaatgttttagttgtgatttaagtttttttaatattattaaaaaaatttattgatctacataatcttttaatatgatatttgaaaatttatttttattatatttgaattataaaataagttaatatattttaattatatttaaaaatacattatttaaaattaatttaaacattaaatgtGGAAAGTAGTAAAGGTAAATGGGATTAAAgccttgttatttatttattttctcccGCAATAAAGAAAAGGAAGCATCAAATTCTGGTAATTCGAAATTGGTCAAAATTTTGCCACTGAAAAGATTCCTGCTTCTTGACCGGACATTGTTAAATTCTGGGCATGTGAAATTATGCTGCTTCTTTAGATTTATGAAAAAGGGCGAAATGTTGGGGGGTTTGATATCACATATTAGAGATATTTATATAAATCAACGGATTCTCTAAGCGGTATGTAAGAAATACAGGAAATTACTTATTTTTGGCTTGAAGCAATTTCAAGATTTATATTTGATGACTACTTAAGGGATATTAGAAGAACTCAAGCTTTTTAAATTATACGTAACAACACAAGttatttttcattcaaaaaaCGGGGAAATAAAGAAACACAAATTTATATTTGTATTGGTTCATTATAAGtagaataaaaaatgaattaatctATGGTCTACACTGCCTCTTACTGAAACTCCTTGCTGAAGCAATTTTAGTCAACAAAGATTTTAACCTCCTAGAGCCAGCTCCAGGTTTTAAAACACCATAATTCTCACCCTGTAAACTAGAGCATGCCCTTTGTTTCTTCTCATTTTCAGCACACCAACCCCCATATGTAAACTTTCCATGCCTCCTCTTGAGAAGCTCCCTGTCGATTTTGTCAAGAACTGGGTCATTTCTCTTGAATTTTCTGGCAAATGGGCGGCTGCTCTGAACCATTCTTCTATAATCTTTGAGTCCTAGGGACCTTGGGTGCTGTTTTGGAGGCGTGTCCCATGTGATGTAATGAAGGTCATGGTTCACTGTTGTGTTTTTGTAGTCTACTGAGTTGCATATCAATGTCTGAAAGTAACCTTCTGGAGAAGACACAAAGTTGGTATAGTAAAGCAACAAAGTCCTAGGAAGGTTGTCCCACCCAACAATGGAGTACTCAGCAAAGGATCTTGAGATCACAGTCCAAGCTGAACCTGTTGGATTTTGAACCAAATTAATGATGAGTTGATAATTAACATTGGTTTAAATGGTGATTTCTGATGGATAATCATTCAACTTTATGAAAAAGAATCTGTCAAACCCAGGACAAATTTATTGAATAAAGGATATATGAAACATTCTAAGTTATTAAGGGAATCACAGCCATTAAGTCTTAATTAAATGTTTATACTAAGTACAAGATAGGATAGCATGTGTATTCCAAATGGAACAAGTCAGGCAAAGATGCATGTGATGCTGTAAAGTTTCTTGGTGAATGTGATATAGTTTTAAATCTAAAAGTCCTTAACTCTTTTGAATCAAGGAAAAATACAATACCTAAACAAAAGAAGTCAATCCATGAAAATGTAAAGGACAATCTCCAAAGAACACATACTGTATCAAACTCATACCTTGCCTCAAATCGAacagtaaacaaaaaaaaaaagcttatgaTTTGATTTGCTAACAACATTGTTTGGTGATTGATGAAAATGGTAAAACCCAACATGTAGGTTACAAGGCTAGTTTGGTAGAATGATGGAATGCCACGCAACATTGATTAGAAACACTATTAGGTGGGGGGATTATATCATCAATTTCCCAGCAAGCAACAACTCAGTAACCTTGCCTACCATCACCAGCGCACTAATAGAAAACTATAGGTCAACTTCACAATAAAAACCTCTTCAATCTTCAAAGAAATCATCCCCTTTTGGTTTTGTcgtatctttaacttgcaattcaAACCACTAGTACTTTTCATTCATATAactttgtattaattttttttcgcttaaaattttaaatcaataaagataaaattacactacGGCtcctcttaaaaataataaaaaataatttaatcttttaaaaattataaagatataaattattaaaatgataaaattatatttttacttcataaaaattacaatttaatttcgactcccctaaattttttttaactttgccCCTGCTTGAgtttaacactttttttttataatgtagTATCCGTACTTTTTTTTGCCCAATGTGGTACCTATATTTGACTAAagttattaattttgatatttgaagGTAACAATGTtgactttttagtgtttaattcttTTAGAGTTGATTTTATGAAAGTTAACATCAAAGCAAccataaaacccaaattaaatcacATTCATCGGACTATATTAgacaaattaaatgtaaaattaaacaaattcattctaTTATCAAAATCATGACAAATTCAAACTTACTAatatagcaattaactttcaacAAATCAACCCTAAAACCTGAATTAACCACTAAAAAAGTTAACATTGCTATATTTGgttatcaaaatatataactttggTCAAATATAAGTACCacattgaacaaaaaaataacataggtactatattaaaaaaatgtcaaactcgagtaccaaattatatattaaacatataattttcaataaatttatcaactttatttatatattcacaacattaataattttttggttttaagaaaaatcattaagatttttatttatattgaaaataaaaggcAATGACTGACTGGATGTACATATAATTTTGGTCCTACTGATTGAAAAATATGTTAAGACTAAAAGGCAAACTTCCCTTTAATCCCTTATAACATCAAATCTCAAAAAGAGAGAGATTGTAAATGTTAGAATCCAAGTCTCAAATATGTTTAATATCACTTTGTAAGAGTCATTGCATGAATCAGGTACATGTGCAATTTGAGAATTCCCATATAAAAAAGGTTCAGATTTTCATTTGTTTATCCAGAATTATTGGAGTTTTCAACCAAGTAACAAGTTGACCTCACTTATTCCAACTAATTAGGGGTAGGGCCTTCGTCTATATTTGAAGCAAAATACTTGAACTACAAAAAGATTAACAAGTCCAAGTTAAGGAAACCCTTAAAACTGGAGTGTACCCAcatcataaaagaaaaaagataattTTAGGAGTTTTGGAACTAGGACCTTGAGCTTTCAGGATTTATATTTTAAGCAAATAAGTAAATGATCATTTTGTCGGCAGTGGGTTATCTGAAAACAATCACAGACCAAAAGGCAATAAACAAAAAACGATTCAAAATATGCCCAAAACACAGGGACCCACTTTTACAAAACCCCAAAAATCTTTTAATGTATTCGGATGCATGAACCGTGTGCGTGAACTATGGTACTTTTCAATGTAATGTCTCTTCACTTTGTTCAGGACCTCACACTATGGTAGAGATCTAGTGAATTATCTTTTAGATGAATTTGAAAGGCAAACTACGGAAGGGGGAGGACAAAATGGAGAAATAATCAAGGAGTATGGGGGAAAAACCTGTATAAAGCTTGAAAGCCGTTGGTAGTGTCCTTTGTTTGATAACCCACCAGATTTCTGACTTGTTCCTGCTGTAAAGCCCCGGATCTATTATTATGGGTTTCCCTCTCTTATTCCTGCAGTATTTTTATCATAAGATTCATATTGAAatctaaagttttattttttttttaaaaaagggcaaAACAAGATTGAAACAACAATTTCTTACAGTTTCCAGCCCAGCTGACTGCTATGTTGAATGAAATTGAGATCTTTTGGCAAACCAGAAAAGGCATGAATCAGATCTGAAAAAACCCACCAACATAAATGAAGTCATAACTCCATTAATGCAATTATACAAACAGatggaaaacaaaaaaagaaaaaaaaaagaaaagaaacaaggcCACTCACCATACCATCTTGAGTTACTAAAGGATAATCGGAAGCACTGAGGTTAATAAACCAATCCCATTTGCAGCATCTCAAAAGCATTGACATAGCATGAAGAGTAGTAGCAAGCATAGTTGGACCTCTATAAGTAACCAAGTTGGGTTTCCCAACAATATAAACATTACCAACCAAGCTAAAGACTGGGTGATTGGATACAAACTCTGCAATTTGCTTGTGCTCCGAGGCAGGCGCCTCGTAATCCAGATGGATCAGATACTGATTTCCAGGGTGATACAGAGCATGTAGGGTACGTTTTAGCTTGATTATATCCCCTTTGGATGCTGAGATTAAGTAGGCAAACGTAACTGGGTATGTCCTGTTGGATGGGTGTACAATGTTTAAGGTTGCCATAGGATTGAACCTTGTAATGGGGATGCTTAGTTTAGTGGGGAGGTACAAAACAGACAACAGAATAGTGGTAAACATGAAGGAAACCATGAAAACTTTGATCCCCATCTTAGTTTAGAAACTAAAAAGTGAGAGACAGTTGGGAAGAACAAAAAAGAACTGGGTagttttaaatggtttatattAATGTTAGGGATGGCATATGTGAAAGATTGGGGAGAACCATGTAAAAAGGTTAAGTGGAAGTGTGTATTAAATTATTGCAGGGGTTGCTTACTTTGAAGTGAAGGCCTCCACCTGTCCCTGCAATCAAAACTATTAATTAGGTAATGTAATTACTACTTTGCCTATGGTTTCACGTGGGCAGAATTACGTTTGAATAGGATATTTGTGGAATTTGGGGGGAAATCCCCATGATAAGTAGTCAACATCCTTACTCCTTACGAAATACAAAAAAACAACCAAACCTTAAAAAGCATTCTAAATATTCTTGAGGAAGCTTTATCTTCTTTACTTTCATATTTCTTTAATCTCCACTTTAGTTTAACACTTAGTATGTTTGAGTACCATAATAGAATAGTCTTGTAATTAGATAGAGTTATAATAGAATAAAGTTATAATAGAATAGAGCTATAATCAGTAATTTTATTGTTTAGTTGAATGGAATGAAATAGAGTtttaatagtattcttgtgtttggttgaatagaatagatgtt is part of the Gossypium hirsutum isolate 1008001.06 chromosome D11, Gossypium_hirsutum_v2.1, whole genome shotgun sequence genome and encodes:
- the LOC107913616 gene encoding beta-glucuronosyltransferase GlcAT14B, which translates into the protein MGIKVFMVSFMFTTILLSVLYLPTKLSIPITRFNPMATLNIVHPSNRTYPVTFAYLISASKGDIIKLKRTLHALYHPGNQYLIHLDYEAPASEHKQIAEFVSNHPVFSLVGNVYIVGKPNLVTYRGPTMLATTLHAMSMLLRCCKWDWFINLSASDYPLVTQDDLIHAFSGLPKDLNFIQHSSQLGWKLNKRGKPIIIDPGLYSRNKSEIWWVIKQRTLPTAFKLYTGSAWTVISRSFAEYSIVGWDNLPRTLLLYYTNFVSSPEGYFQTLICNSVDYKNTTVNHDLHYITWDTPPKQHPRSLGLKDYRRMVQSSRPFARKFKRNDPVLDKIDRELLKRRHGKFTYGGWCAENEKKQRACSSLQGENYGVLKPGAGSRRLKSLLTKIASARSFSKRQCRP